A genomic window from Henningerozyma blattae CBS 6284 chromosome 3, complete genome includes:
- the YTH1 gene encoding cleavage polyadenylation factor RNA-binding subunit YTH1 (similar to Saccharomyces cerevisiae YTH1 (YPR107C); ancestral locus Anc_3.422) translates to MSLTHPTTSSYKFRFEPFLLSEYALGRDVDRDICPDFDARDDGHPNGGCPRGSQCPFKHIPSLFHNKIVCKHWLRGLCKKGSRCEFLHEYNLRRMPECVFFARNGFCTQAPECPYRHVKPEDHVELCTDYQRGFCPRGPSCARRHVNETTTTLCQCYLTGFCPLGSSQCPYAHPETLPPLPWPRDFYLRIRPDSQIHTRKSDMEKEKRLNAILNGDV, encoded by the coding sequence ATGTCGTTAACTCATCCCACCACATCATCGTATAAGTTCCGTTTTGAACCGTTTCTATTAAGTGAATATGCTTTAGGAAGAGATGTGGACCGAGACATATGTCCTGATTTTGATGCTCGAGATGATGGTCATCCCAATGGCGGATGCCCTCGTGGATCACAATGTCCATTTAAACATATCCCATCATTATTCCATAACAAAATTGTTTGTAAACATTGGCTCCGTGGCCTTTGCAAAAAAGGTTCCAGATGTGAATTCTTACATGAGTATAATTTACGTCGTATGCCTGAATGTGTATTTTTCGCTCGTAATGGATTTTGTACTCAAGCACCTGAATGCCCCTACCGTCATGTGAAACCAGAAGATCATGTAGAACTATGCACTGATTACCAACGTGGGTTCTGTCCTCGTGGACCTTCCTGTGCACGTCGTCATGTCAACGAAACTACTACCACCCTCTGCCAATGCTATTTAACTGGGTTTTGTCCATTGGGTTCTTCACAATGTCCCTATGCTCATCCAGAAACTTTACCGCCATTACCTTGGCCCCGTGACTTTTATTTACGCATCCGACCAGATAGTCAAATCCACACAAGAAAGTCTGATATGGAAAAGGAAAAGAGACTGAATGCAATTTTGAACGGTGATGTATAA
- the RPN7 gene encoding proteasome regulatory particle lid subunit RPN7 (similar to Saccharomyces cerevisiae RPN7 (YPR108W); ancestral locus Anc_3.423) has protein sequence MAESDSESQTDLKATQLADPTVNNVPNYKASELAFILDPQSNKSLSMDLKKKSLIELLEIIKDEEMAPYYKYLANKSIIQFENEFYDELINKNQVKIKELEENLEKVKENDEGELEQTQCYIKLGEYYTQIADLNNAKKYLTIAMNMAISSGAKIDIMLTITRLGFFYNDQLFVKENLDQINNLIEKGGGDWERRNRYKTYLGIHCLSIRDFKQASTLLVDSLSTFTSTELTSYENLAMYASIAGLLTLERTDLKSKIIDSPELLSLLTVASSLQSLFSLTLSLYTSDYSSLFPYLLETYDNVLLPCKYLYQHADYFVREMRRKIYAQLLESYKTISLSSMANAFGVSEQFLDNDLCKFIPNKQLNCIIDRVNGIIETNRPDNKNSQYHLLIKQGDGLLTKLQKYNAAVRLTGINEHTD, from the coding sequence ATGGCAGAATCAGATTCAGAATCCCAAACAGATTTGAAAGCTACCCAATTGGCAGATCCAACCGTCAATAATGTCCCCAATTATAAAGCTTCCGAATTAGCTTTCATATTAGATCCGcaatcaaataaatcattatcgatggatttgaagaaaaaatctcttatagaattattggaaataattaaagatgaagaaatggCACcttattacaaatatttggcaaataaatctattattcaatttgaaaatgaattttatgatgaattaattaataaaaatcaagttaaaattaaagaattagaagaaaatttagaaaaagtGAAGGAAAATGATGAAGGTGAATTAGAACAAACTCAATGTTATATTAAGTTAGGTGAATATTACACTCAAATTGcagatttaaataatgcaaagaaatatttaaccATTGCAATGAATATGGCTATTTCATCAGGTGCAAAAATTGATATCATGTTAACTATTACAAGATTAGGTTTTTTCTATAATGatcaattatttgttaaagaaaatttggaccaaataaataatttgattgaaAAAGGTGGTGGTGATTGggaaagaagaaatagatACAAGACCTATTTGGGTATTCATTGTTTATCTATAAGAGATTTCAAACAAGCTTCAACTTTATTAGTTGACAGTTTATCCACTTTCACATCCACAGAATTAACTTCTTATGAAAATTTAGCCATGTATGCTTCCATTGCTGGTTTACTAACCTTAGAAAGAAcagatttaaaatcaaaaattattgattcGCCAGAActattatctttattaacTGTTGCATCTTCATTACAATCTTTATTCTCCTTAACTCTATCATTATATACTTCCGATTATTCTTCTCTATTCCCATACCTTTTAGAAACTTATGATAATGTTCTATTGCcatgtaaatatttatatcaaCATGCAGATTATTTTGTGAGGGAAatgagaagaaaaatttacgCCCAATTGTTAGAATCttataaaacaatttctttatcttcCATGGCAAATGCATTTGGTGTATCGGAACAATTTTTAGATAATGATCTTTGTAAATTCATACCAaacaaacaattaaattgtATCATTGACAGAGTAAATGGAATAATTGAAACCAATAGGccagataataaaaactcTCAATATCATTTGTTGATTAAACAAGGTGATGGTCTATTGACAAAATTACAAAAGTATAATGCAGCTGTTAGACTAACAGGTATTAATGAACATACTGATTAG